The Nocardioides humi genome includes a region encoding these proteins:
- a CDS encoding toxic anion resistance protein — translation MTTDGSQAAAPEPSPLAPPEPAITLTAPEAPAPVVETQAPKMAPQVEATMVPELDAKVDSFLTSLTSTKAGSPEFAAQAENVRTMGDADIRKAAETSNRMLDKPVNALKSGGIAQGSNVGKTLLELRRTVEDLDPGQATGVKKWWDKLPFNDKIEDYFRKYQSSQSQLNGILHALRSGQDELTRDNVALNLEKTNLWGVMGRLNQYIYVAEKLDAKLSAKIAELELSDPDTAKTLSQDVLFYVRQKHQDLLTQLAVSIQAYLAIDIIIKNNIELIKGVDRATTTTISALRTAVIVAQALNNQKLVLDQITALNTTTSAMIQRTSEMLKENSAAIQEQAASSTIGMEQLQAAFANIYATMDSIDEFKLKALDNMSTTIGVLETEVAKSKEYLERVRQHDERNAAGTLDIG, via the coding sequence ATGACCACCGACGGTTCCCAGGCTGCTGCACCCGAGCCCAGCCCGCTCGCACCCCCCGAGCCCGCCATCACGCTGACGGCGCCGGAGGCTCCGGCCCCGGTCGTGGAGACCCAGGCGCCGAAGATGGCGCCCCAGGTCGAGGCGACGATGGTGCCCGAGCTCGACGCGAAGGTCGACAGCTTCCTGACCTCGCTGACCTCGACCAAGGCCGGCAGCCCGGAGTTCGCGGCGCAGGCCGAGAACGTCCGCACCATGGGCGACGCCGACATCCGCAAGGCGGCCGAGACGTCCAACCGGATGCTCGACAAGCCGGTGAACGCGCTCAAGTCCGGCGGCATCGCGCAGGGCTCCAATGTCGGCAAGACGCTGCTCGAGCTGCGTCGTACCGTCGAGGACCTCGACCCCGGTCAGGCGACCGGGGTGAAGAAGTGGTGGGACAAGCTGCCCTTCAACGACAAGATCGAGGACTACTTCCGCAAGTACCAGTCCTCGCAGAGCCAGCTCAACGGCATCCTGCACGCGCTGCGCAGCGGCCAGGACGAGCTGACCCGCGACAACGTGGCGCTCAACCTGGAGAAGACCAACCTCTGGGGCGTCATGGGCCGGCTCAACCAGTACATCTACGTCGCGGAGAAGCTCGACGCGAAGCTGTCGGCCAAGATCGCCGAGCTCGAGCTGAGCGACCCCGACACGGCCAAGACGCTCAGCCAGGACGTGCTGTTCTACGTCCGGCAGAAGCACCAGGACCTGCTCACCCAGCTGGCGGTGTCGATCCAGGCCTACCTAGCGATCGACATCATCATCAAGAACAACATCGAGCTCATCAAGGGCGTCGACCGGGCGACCACGACCACGATCTCCGCGCTGCGGACGGCGGTCATCGTGGCGCAGGCGCTGAACAACCAGAAGCTCGTCCTCGACCAGATCACCGCGCTCAACACGACGACCTCGGCGATGATCCAGCGGACCTCGGAGATGCTCAAGGAGAACTCCGCCGCCATCCAGGAGCAGGCCGCGTCGTCGACGATCGGGATGGAGCAGCTGCAGGCGGCGTTCGCCAACATCTACGCCACGATGGACTCCATCGACGAGTTCAAGCTCAAGGCGCTCGACAACATGTCCACCACGATCGGCGTGCTGGAGACCGAGGTGGCCAAGTCGAAGGAGTACCTCGAGCGGGTCCGGCAGCACGACGAGCGCAACGCCGCCGGCACGCTCGACATCGGCTGA